Genomic DNA from Centroberyx gerrardi isolate f3 unplaced genomic scaffold, fCenGer3.hap1.cur.20231027 Scaffold_440, whole genome shotgun sequence:
ccaacataaaattctcattttaaaataatagtaaaagTATTTTTGGCATGGAATACATTTGACAAGAATTTGCGTATCTCTTTGGACTGCACCCCATAAATCATAGGGTTGAGGCCACCAGGAATTACATGAAacagaatacttgagactttcctttcatatatatactgtgggAAACGATGGAGGGCAATGGGAATcattccactgaaaaacatgatCAGATACAGGCAGAGATGAGTGCTGCAAGTCATCAAGGCTTTACTATTCAAAGACTTGTTCTTACTAGTCAGGCAGACAGCTGTAATCTTAATATAGGTGAGAACCATGCTGCCTATAGAGGCAGTAAGCAGAACCACACTGAAGGTGAGGCCATAGACGTTATTGATAAAGACACTCTCACAGGAGAGCTTAAACAACGAGGCATTGTCGCAGAAAGGGTTTGCGATCAGAGTCCTGCATCGGCTCAGCCGTATGGTCAGGCCGAGGAGAATAGCCACCAAAACAAAGGCCACCCCCCAGGCAGAAACAGTCAACTTGATCACCATTTTGTTACTCATGATGGTAGAGTAGCGCAGAGGATTGCAGATGGCCACATACCTGTCAAAGGTCATGATCATGAGTACTGTGTGACAGGCAGTGGCAAACAATTGTGTGGTGAAGGCCTGGACCACACACTCATAATAGCTGATGAGGCGTTCAGAGGGAGGCACCAACATGTCTGTAAGCAGCCGGGGCAGCATGTTGGAATTGCCAAGGATGTCATTGATTGAAAGATTACAAAATAGGAGATACATAGGCTGGTGAAGGCTCTTCTCAATGCACACCAGGACTACAATGCCCACGTTggcaaatataataaataagtaGGAGaacaagtaaaatagaaagacagGGTACATGGAGTCTCCTTTTATCTTGAACCCCTccagctggagtgtgaagctgttGTAGGTGTAGTTTTCCATCAACCTGAAATAAGAAACACAAGAGGGGAAATTGTTATGTCACATATTAAGTCTAAGCAGTCTAGTAATATCAGTGATATGTTCTATGTAAGTAAGTAACTAAGTATTTcctgtaaatatttttttttttaaagtttttgtcAGACAAGCTCAAAAATGACTAGACAAAGTCAGTAGATGATAAAAACATACTACTTAATAAGAAAAACTGAAGAGCTATATGACTTTTTGGCATGATTTGACCTGTATTTCAAATTATTCAAAGGAACTTTTAGAAAGAAGAATTATGGTTAGTTCAGTAGTGCCCACCTTGCCTCTTTCAGCTCATTCAGTTCTCAGTCTTCTCCTCGTTGTCTCTTCGGTTGCCTAATATTCACCAGCCTACCTTCAGAGAGAATCCAGACCTCTTTCTCAGTCACTAGTTTTGTAGATGTGATTTTATCATCAGGGGAGGGGAAGCATTTAAATTTACATCAGATAATGGATGATGAACTTTGTCATCAATATGAGGTTGACAACAGGCCAAAGTTAgagtcaaatttatttgtagagcacatttcatacagaaagtaacacaatgtgcttcacaaggCCAAGAGCAATAcatgtataataaaataaaatacaaacatacacgccatcatacataaaaacatacatacatacacacacacacatgtcgaGGACATAGACAATTTAAAGTGCATATAAATTCAGGTAAAACAGGAGCAGACATTTGCTCTAAAACGCAACATTAGTGTGTTAAGTCAAAAGACCAAgttaaaaacagcagtaaaaataaatgttttaagtgTACTTTTAAAAGAACTAAGTGTTGGGGCATCTCTAATAAGCATAAAAACCAAATGCAGCTTCTCCTTTAGAGCGCACACAGGGAACAACAAGGAGACCACTGGCTGATGATCTGAGGCTTCTTCTTGGTTGATATGGCACAAGCAATTCCTTGATATAATGTGGAGCAGGGCCATTCAGAGCCTTATAGAAGTAGGaagattttaaaatcaattctaacaTTTACTGGAAGCCAATGCAAGGACTTAAGAACAGGTGTTTGTATTTCTTGGTCCTGAGCTCATAAGCTGTAGTCGCCttatattttttggggggagtcCAGAAAAGAGACCCTTGCAATAGTCAAGTCTGCTTGTGTCAAAGGCATGTTCCAATTTCTCAGCCTCTGATTTAGACAGAAAGCCTCTAATTTTTGCAACATTTTTGAGGTGATAGAAAGGTGATCTTGTGACATTATTGAtatgattagtgaaagttgagATCAGCATCTATGATTCCTGGCATGTTCTTTGCTCTCCAGAGAAAAGGAACTGAGGCAGACTGTAATATCTCGTCTCTTTGCTTTTGCACCTAAAATAATAACTTCTGTTTTGTCACTATTTAGTTGCAAGAAATTTTGGGCCATCCATGTATTAATGTCCTtaatcagtcccaccaggattttgcggagtttttttgtgattattttgcggccaaaaatgcttgattttgctgcggcttttctcaaaaattgcgatacaatttgcgaggttttatgtgtCACTCTAGCCACCGTGCAAGAGCATACACTGGCTCTGTGCTGGGAGTGGACCATCCTAACTTGGCTGCTCAGATAAGCTGGGGCAGTCCCGTTTATATCACTGAACATAAGGTTAAACTTGAGCTGTTCAACACGCAGCTCTACTGGAAGCATGTTGACTGCTCTAAATTCCTGAACCCCAAAATGGGTTCTGGAGGGAACATTCAGCATGTAAAGGATGACGTTGTTTTGCATTACCTGTAACTTATGTTTTAGCTTGGCTGACAATCCACTAAACCAGGCTGAGCAGGCGTAATCGAAATGACACTAACGCGGACACAAGCAGCTTTTTGATTCTAGTGTCAAACTCCCTGGTTTTATGATACAGAAACTTTAGTTTGTTTGCGCTCTTTAAAAGAACCCTTTACGCAATTTTGTCCCCTGAGAGGGATTGGTCCAGTGTTATTCCAAGATAAGTCATACTTGATCTGGACTCAATAACATCTCCTGCACAGGTTACCTTGATTTTCCATCAATTATTCCATACCGTTTTGATATAATTTGCTTTCAAAATTTGTAGGCTTAATATACAAAAAatgccataactcatgaacaCGTTGTGCTACCCaaaccaaatttggtacacatgTGCACCgattaattctttttttttggtggtaCTTCGCCCATACGTGGTGCTATAGCAACATCATCAGTTTAAAAGGCCATGCACATCCATTGTATTTATATCTCAGTCATTGTATACTGTACAATCTctgttcaaatttcaaaatactCAGCATGCCAACATGGTTGTTCCTCTTTGGTTCCTAGGACTGGAGAGGGCGAGTCAAGGAGATGTCTCAATGAGGAACTCTCCAAATTCATGGCCTGCCTGTGCTGATGAGATGTGTCCAATaaagtatacatttttataacaGTCTGTCTACATAAAATTTAAAAGACATCTAAGTTTAAAAGTACAATTCTTATTAGGTATGAAGTCTGTTTGATCTGAATGCACCAGTAGAGTGTTCAACCAATTGATTTCATTTAAGAGGGAAATTGGGAAGTATGGACCCTCTTCCTGTGGGTCTTCCCATTCTTATATATCACGGCTTCAGTTAAGGTTGGTGGCAAAATCCCATCTGTCTGGTCTTGTTCATACAATTTTTGCAAATAAGGTGATAAAATGTTGCTTCATCTCTTATATTTTTTGTCTGGGAGCCCATCTGGGTGCTTTGCCACTTTTGATTGAAGTAATGACATTTTGCATCTTCTCCTTACTCAGTTGTGGGAGATCACGTCCATCAGACCTCTGGTCTGCTGTCTTTTTCATTGATGTTGTCTGTTATGTGTTTCGTATCTCCTTCACTATGTAAAGCGTCTTTGACtatttagaaaagcgctatacaaatataatgtattattattatctaggAATTCATGCATTACTGAAGGTCACATGGTGCTCTTTGATGTGTACAGTCTAGTATACAATTCTAGAAATCTGTCATTAATGTCCTTGGACTTTGTCAGTATGGTACCATAAGCAGTTCTTATCTTTGTTCTTTGATTGTCTCCAAATTCAAAGTGTTTCTGTGTAAAAAACACTTTGCTTATTTTTGCagatattattttattgtattcatACTTAAGGGTTGCCTTTTATTTCTGATTGCCCTATGTTCTCATATAGTTATGTGTACCTAAACAACAATACAAGAATATTATAAACTCCAAATGAACtaacatttaaattaatttaattcttGAGAAATTGTGACTGTGTCTGTATCAATAGCTTAGTCAAATTCAGAGTGACAAATATCCATGAAATATTACAATAAAATACTTCACTATCTCAATTAAAATCTCTATAAAAAGTTAACTTCCTTAAAATGCATAGAGCTCAAGGAATCTATCATGTGTCAGGCCTGTGAAGTACATTAAAGACTTTAATAGTGAGATGAACTTgaggggtttcattccaaaatgctgaaacaaaatgaaacaaatgaatgaaaacgaCCCCCCCCAACCTCtaaacattaatttacataccgtatttcctctaatattggcccgggcctttatttacctcaactgcagagggtaccaggcctttattggaagcaggcttatattagagacaggcctttatttctaattccctctgtttgataagtatatttgctcatattttagtacgaagcctccttgttttctgaactgcttctgttggggttcgttaggtagccgtttttttgttactgcgatgcattacgataattacggtaatcgacgacggcatgctccagagacttccgccggccgagccatcttgtggcacttgtacgttactacaaactacagttacaaacaggcaccaggactttaccggtatccaccgttgtttgcatgtaagctgaagctaactgaagctaactgaagctaagaatagaatctatacagttatatcatatcgccgtttatttcgatgcatatgcgcgagctcagtctaCCTGACagtcctctgttctgtcggcggagagagagacacagacaagcatggaggttccGGCCGGTGCCGATAGccgggcgccgatgtgttcccggtgatccggccgagatttcgacgggggtccggggcttggatcgggaggatcgatgcgggccgtgggcgcggtggagaggacagcgccggagagaggagacggacacggtccagccatatactaggttttgacctagtcttgtttcctttgtttttttccccggcctgtatttgaggccggcctttatttgttcgtgtcgaccacgcccccggccattatcggagacccggcttttaattgaggattagaggaaatacggtatttacaagatacttacatactgtatattcaaacacaaacattgTGGATTGCTCTAATGCACTTTTATGTGGCCCAggcttttacaaaaaaaaccaacataaaattctcattttaaaataatagtaaaagTATTTTTGGCATGGAATACATTTGACAAGAATTTGCGTATCTCTTTGGACTGCACCCCATAAATCATAGGGTTGAGGCCACCAGGAATTACATGAAacagaatacttgagactttcctttcatatatatactgtgggAAACGATGGAGGGCAATGGGAATcattccactgaaaaacatgatCAGATACAGGCAGAGATGAGTGCTGCAAGTCATCAAGGCTTTACTATTCAAAGACTTGTTCTTACTAGTCAGGCAGACAGCTGTAATCTTAATATAGGTGAGAACCATGCTGCCTATAGAGGCAGTAAGCAGAACCACACTGAAGGTGAGGCCATAGACGTTATTGATAAAGACACTCTCACAGGAGAGCTTAAACAACGAGGCATTGTCGCAGAAAGGGTTTGCGATCAGAGTCCTGCATCGGCTCAGCCGTATGGTCAGGCCGAGGAGAATAGCCACCAAAACAAAGGCCACCCCCCAGGCAGAAACAGTCAACTTGATCACCATTTTGTTACTCATGATGGTAGAGTAGCGCAGAGGATTGCAGATGGCCACATACCTGTCAAAGGTCATGATCATGAGTACTGTGTGACAGGCAGTGGCAAACAATTGTGTGGTGAAGGCCTGGACCACACACTCATAATAGCTGATGAGGCGTTCAGAGGGAGGCACCAACATGTCTGTAAGCAGCCGGGGCAGCATGTTGGAATTGCCAAGGATGTCATTGATTGAAAGATTACAAAATAGGAGATACATAGGCTGGTGAAGGCTCTTCTCAATGCACACCAGGACTACAATGCCCACGTTggcaaatataataaataagtaGGAGaacaagtaaaatagaaagacagGGTACATGGAGTCTCCTTTTATCTTGAACCCCTccagctggagtgtgaagctgttGTAGGTGTAGTTTTCCATCAACCTGAAACGAGAAAAACAAGAGTGGATATTGTTATGTCACGagcatgggcggaaattacgggggggacaggggggtccggaccccccccttcctgggaaaaacagagagttgtcccccttaatatatcattgtaaacataactatataattttaaataatataataatatgcattgaaagcacttgtgctaattatagacacaaaacaatgcgtttttaagtttcgaaagattgtgccccccccccctctcatatgcctcacagtggtttggtccactgcctacctgcctccccgaacccccccacacacacatgaacccccacacacacacatgaacccccacacacacacatcagccctcggtacgagtgtgtgtggaggatccctggaagtgtgtcagtggtggcagacctccagtaagaagctgcttcgcaaaggttaacttaaaacaaaggatgtgtcagacatttttctttacttctaccactcaatagaataaaacacattcacagttgtaaccagactacattttgttccgttacctcgcggttgaatctcgtgcgtcagcgtgttggtacggagccgcgtctcctaatgcatgtgtgtgtatggaggcaggaggtctgtccacaattaaaatcctcataactcactgaattttcgaccgattttcaagcggtttggtttgttacaaataccagacatgtatttatgatacaggatacttggttaaattaaaatgcgggttttcataccaaaattatattttgtagatggtaacagtaatatttctataatata
This window encodes:
- the LOC144538338 gene encoding putative olfactory receptor 52L2; the protein is MENYTYNSFTLQLEGFKIKGDSMYPVFLFYLFSYLFIIFANVGIVVLVCIEKSLHQPMYLLFCNLSINDILGNSNMLPRLLTDMLVPPSERLISYYECVVQAFTTQLFATACHTVLMIGLTIRLSRCRTLIANPFCDNASLFKLSCESVFINNVYGLTFSVVLLTASIGSMVLTYIKITAVCLTSKNKSLNSKALMTCSTHLCLYLIMFFSGMIPIALHRFPQYIYERKVSSILFHVIPGGLNPMIYGVQSKEIQQRTVR